Proteins from one Malaya genurostris strain Urasoe2022 chromosome 2, Malgen_1.1, whole genome shotgun sequence genomic window:
- the LOC131430724 gene encoding uncharacterized protein LOC131430724: MLPSNQHQHPSSQHQQTVSQSEQQHLLNTVGMSGSYTATSTSYSMSYPVVAGHHLNENNNLVMHPSYGKPAAHVAHQLPPASLITLQPVPLEAHHSSLHHVSGLAQQPSHTVTSLAPPSLSQQSMASMSHSSQQPSSSQCPSGMMSHQSSMNDPNGSAASVKFSTGSSPDLSSASEQNHARFGANRSGAGNSKN, from the exons ATGTTACCAAGCAACCAGCACCAGCATCCTTCGTCCCAGCACCAGCAAACGGTTTCCCAGTCGGAACAGCAACATCTGCTCAACACGGTAGGCATGAGTGGATCCTACACCGCAACATCGACCAGCTACAGCATGAGCTATCCGGTGGTAGCCGGGCATCATCTCAACGAAAACAATAATCTGGTGATGCATCCGTCATACGGAAAACCGGCGGCTCACGTTGCCCATCAACTGCCACCGGCATCGCTCATAACGCTGCAACCGGTTCCACTGGAGGCTCACCATTCGTCGCTGCATCATGTGTCCGGCCTGGCCCAGCAACCTTCGCACACCGTCACATCGTTGGCGCCACCATCGTTGTCACAGCAATCGATGGCCAGTATGTCACACTCATCACAGCAACCGTCCAGCTCGCAGTGTCCTTCCGGGATGATGAGTCATCAGTCGTCAATGAATGATCCGAATGGCAGTG CTGCGTCCGTTAAATTTAGCACTGGATCATCGCCGGATCTTAGTTCAGCTTCGGAACAGAATCACGCGCGGTTCGGAGCTAACCGAAGCGGTGCGGGAAATAGCAAAAACTGA